The following proteins come from a genomic window of Excalfactoria chinensis isolate bCotChi1 chromosome 6, bCotChi1.hap2, whole genome shotgun sequence:
- the STOX1 gene encoding storkhead-box protein 1, whose product MNPCSLPQTIPLAEGICCTISDMNAEQTVVTQKTLVEQLVKRYPGITVPSQEILYNIIGTLIKERKIYHTGKGYFIVTPNTYFVTNYASECNKRVHQKDSEDTYQTNWVSRADPVKENIATVSRCLPDQNTLCEQRLGQLMSQEPKGGGKKGCSEGKPLIQTQVTSSSAENRPWDTMKSLTSVKEKLKCRRFALGLFWRGTSKKEKHKEYSTFSAQFPPREWPVRDEDDLNNIPRDVEHEIIRCINPTLTVDNLIKHTRLMQKFEEKKKYTTKRTSAEVLTLSEKYLSKEGVQKTQFRTAKHKSKMKSNKEKQTSRNKKKSHVHEPASQSEKLEENVSLLVTNQQLLDAAAESQVIYKKQIKNPFQGLSWKHNFSAKAYKGRINSQQKSRRRKQERDLQRFTKSLDSPGAFEYEAEQPLAEMQAGNTKQNKLPQARRFSFQLKKISLSDSVSYPHSSTLRIDDKQKYFLESNVSEDNVHRGTVKRNPGDIKNSPGSYTEDKNVHKERAKYLLHPKGECCRYKAGNVCELLDQAANEFQNVHLSNYTTSVTREKEFGVTHRQKSDEKNELVFKYDCTNYPGSTKPESDRFTNRCHLQKQKAHDCDKCRLLHLDDSFECNETHQLLSCRVFSGTRDWSKAVQNLGTALKNSEVNIYPNQYNIAVNRGYEYKGSADFAELICSSEKHQKPDLTGESCLCSQVLPMVSRKEEETSFTECKKASAIDFCDTNEADALQSCTCEMAEVVACHTLGPQAKETRTPPGKTGLVLKNKYTVISGENHTERAENHSITGDSGIDSPRWTEKKMKLPAKF is encoded by the exons ATGAATCCGTGCTCGCTGCCACAGACTATTCCTCTGGCAGAAGGAATCTGCTGTACCATATCAGACATGAATGCAGAACAAACAGTGGTCACGCAGAAAACTCTAGTGGAGCAGTTAGTGAAAAGGTACCCAG gcATCACAGTTCCCTCCCAGGAAATCTTATACAACATCATTGGCACTCtaattaaagaaaggaagatctATCATACAGGAAAGGGATATTTCATTGTTACCCCCAACACCTACTTTGTCACAAATTATGCTTCAGAATGCAATAAAAGGGTCCATCAGAAGGACAGTGAGGACACTTACCAAACGAACTGGGTGAGCCGTGCAGAcccagtgaaagaaaacattgctaCAGTATCCCGTTGTCTGCCTGACCAGAATACACTCTGTGAACAAAGACTTGGGCAGCTAATGAGCCAGGAACCTAAGGGAGGAGGcaagaaaggctgcagtgaaggGAAGCCTTTGATTCAAACTCAGGTCACCTCCTCATCTGCTGAAAACCGTCCCTGGGACACCATGAAATCTCTGACATCAgtgaaagagaagctgaaatgtaGAAGATTTGCTCTTGGCCTTTTCTGGAGAGGTacttctaaaaaagaaaaacataaggaGTACTCTACGTTCTCAGCTCAGTTTCCCCCCAGGGAGTGGCCAGTCAGAGATGAAGATGACTTAAATAATATTCCACGTGATGTTGAACATGAAATCATCAGGTGTATTAACCCTACTCTTACCGTTGATAATTTGATTAAACACACAAGATTAATGCAAAAGTttgaggagaagaaaaaatataccaCTAAGAGAACCTCGGCTGAAGTGTTAACACTAAGTGAAAAGTACCTTTCGAAGGAGGGTGTCCAAAAGACACAATTtagaacagcaaaacacaaaagtaaaatgaagtcaaacaaagagaagcaaactagcagaaacaagaagaaatctCATGTGCATGAGCCAGCATCCCAAAGTGAGAAGCTAGAAGAGAACGTTTCACTGCTTGTCACAAACCAACAgctgctggatgcagcagcgGAATCCCAGGTCAtatataaaaagcaaattaagaaCCCTTTTCAGGGTCTCTCGTGGAAACACAACTTTTCTGCAAAAGCATATAAGGGTCGTATTAACAGTCAGCAGAAGTCCAGGAGACGAAAGCAGGAAAGAGATTTGCAAAGGTTTACAAAGTCCTTGGACTCCCCCGGAGCCTTTGAATACGAAGCTGAACAACCACTTGCTGAAATGCAGGCTGGCAACactaagcaaaacaaattacCCCAAGCTCGTAGGTTTTCCTTTCaattaaagaaaatcagtttaaGTGACAGTGTTAGTTACCCGCACAGCAGCACCTTGCGAATAGATGATAAACAGAAATACTTTCTGGAGAGCAATGTTTCTGAAGATAATGTCCATAGAggaacagtgaaaagaaatccTGGGGATATTAAAAATTCCCCAGGCTCCTACACCGAGGATAAAAATGTGcataaagaaagagcaaaatatttACTACATCCAAAAGGTGAATGTTGCAGGTACAAAGCTGGCAATGTATGTGAGTTGTTGGACCAAGCAgcaaatgaatttcaaaatgtCCACCTCTCAAATTATACAACCAGTGTTACAAGGGAAAAGGAATTTGGTGTGACACACAGACAAAAGTCTGATGAAAAGAATGAACTTGTATTTAAGTATGACTGTACCAACTATCCTGGATCAACAAAGCCAGAAAGTGACAGATTTACCAACAGATGCCAtcttcagaagcagaaagcacaTGATTGTGACAAGTGTAGATTGCTGCATCTGGATGACAGTTTTGAATGCAATGAAACACATCAGTTGCTTTCTTGCCGGGTGTTTTCAGGTACAAGAGACTGGAGTAAAGCTGTGCAAAATCTGGGGACTGCTCTAAAAAACTCTGAGGTTAATATTTATCCAAACCAATATAATATAGCTGTAAATAGAGGGTATGAATATAAGGGAAGTGCTGATTTTGCGGAATTAATTTGTAGCTCAGAAAAGCATCAAAAGCCAGACCTCACAGGAGAAAGCTGTCTGTGCAGCCAGGTTCTTCCAATGGTTTccagaaaggaggaagaaaccAGCTTTACTGAATGCAAAAAGGCTTCAGCTATTGATTTCTGTGACACTAATGAGGCTGATGCCTTGCAGAGCTGCACCTGTGAGATGGCAGAAGTAGTGGCATGCCACACTCTGGGCCCACAAGCCAAAGAAACAAGAACCCCCCCAGGAAAAACAGGTCttgttttaaagaataaatatacCGTGATATCAGGAGAGAATCACACAGAAAGGGCAGAAAACCACAGCATTACAGGAGACAGTGGAATTGACTCCCCGAG ATGGACTGAGAAGAAGATGAAGCTTCCTGCCAAGTTCTGA